The DNA region GCGCGTTGCAAAAAAGCATGAAGCTCGTCGTTGGCAGACTCGGTCACAGGAAGATCAAGCTTTGCAGCCACTGCCGACTGAACGGAGGGAATCGGCTCTTTGTCGAGGCGGACATAAACTGTCCGATAAGCCGAGCTTTTCCAACGCGGGCCGCACCCCGGCATTGATGAGCGAGGTTTTCCCGGAGCCGGAAGGGGAGAAGAGCACCAGCAGGCGGGTGGAGAGAATCTCGCCCACCATTTTCTGCGTCTCCTCCTCGCGGCCAAAAAACAGATCGGCGTCTTCGAAGGTATAGTGGTCGAGGTATTTGTAGGGCGCGCGTTGCATAAAAGCGTTAGCTGGTTGGCTGGTTAGCTTGTTGGCCGGTTTGCCGGTTTTTTTACTGATTAAGGTTTCCGCAAGTCATGGAAATAAAACTCCGTCCGCAACAACATGTCATTGCGGAAGAATCTTTTTTGAATACAAGATAATTGCTGGCGACAAAAAGGATTCCTACAGAATGACGTTCTCTCTTTTACTTTTTCCAAACGAAAAAAACCGGTTAACTGGTTAACGAGCCAACCGGCCAACCCTCACACAAAGACAATCTCCTCCGGGTTACAATTCGGCGCCACCAGTTGCGGGACGTCGTCGTCTTTCAAGCCGAACAATTGGATATTCACACAACCCAAATCAAAAGCCTTTTGCAAACTTTCGCCGCTGGCGAGCGCTTCGTAAAACACGCCGGAGAATTTCATCGCGGCTTCGTCGCCGATGGCGCCGGACATGCCGATGACGCTGTCGATGTGCGCGATAATGTATTTGGCCTGTAATTGCGAATAACTGGCATTGAGCACGACGAGGCGAATCGTGTCTTTAAACTGCGCAAAGAGCTTGCCCAAGGCCTCGGCGGGAACGTATTGGCTGCCGCCGCTTTCGTCTTCCAAAATGATTTCATTCGTGAAACTGCTGTGCCCGCTGAAATGAACGATGTCGGGCTTGTGCCGCAGCAACACGCTCGTGAGCGTCGAAACCCGCACGGCCTCCTCCTGAATAATTTGGAAGCGCTCGCGATATTTCGATTTGAGCATCACGTCTTTGACGTTGCGAATCTCGGCTTCAAGTCGCAAACGGCTCTGATCTTCGGGATGCGTGGAGAGAAACAAAATTTTGATCGGGCCGTCTTTTTTGATTCCGGGCTTTGACGTTGCTGCCGCGCCGGCAGCTTCTTTTTTGTTAATGCCAAGCTGCGGAATTTCCAGATCGAAGCGCTCGGCCAAACGCGCCGCAAAGTCCGTCAAATCGCCGTCGAGAATTTTCACGTTGCGGGTGAACCAAAACATCTTCTGAAAATCGGGCGGCTGCTTCACGACGGCGTAAGAAGTTCTTTGCCTGCCGTGCAGTTGCTGGCTGGTGAGCATGTCTTCCCAAATC from candidate division KSB1 bacterium includes:
- a CDS encoding SIR2 family protein — protein: MAKWLAEKCQYTNGTTYDLARVAEYFLYTQSGDRKPLERALQEKLNIGCTPRPIHTVLAQLLQIKIVLTSNYDTLLENELTRYGRNLVRDVYNLNNPRAGHFQGTIDFGEKDIILHKMHGSIDEPNSLVITQSDYIRYFANLHNLDRGMPEYFRKIMIPRMTLLFLGYSLDDWNFRVIWEDMLTSQQLHGRQRTSYAVVKQPPDFQKMFWFTRNVKILDGDLTDFAARLAERFDLEIPQLGINKKEAAGAAATSKPGIKKDGPIKILFLSTHPEDQSRLRLEAEIRNVKDVMLKSKYRERFQIIQEEAVRVSTLTSVLLRHKPDIVHFSGHSSFTNEIILEDESGGSQYVPAEALGKLFAQFKDTIRLVVLNASYSQLQAKYIIAHIDSVIGMSGAIGDEAAMKFSGVFYEALASGESLQKAFDLGCVNIQLFGLKDDDVPQLVAPNCNPEEIVFV